TAGACTAGTTGATTTATATTAAAAATAATCAACTAGTATTTTTTTTAAAATATTTTTTTAAAAAAAAGAGGAAAATAAAAACTTATGTAGAATATATTAATACAAAGGTAAATTAAAGAGCTGTTAGCGAATAGTATGATTAACTATATATAACGATGATAATTTGAAGGTGATTTATAGTTGAGATTTTCCCCTGATTTACTAGAAGAAATAAGGAATCGTTGCGATATTGTTGATGTCATTTCAGGATATGTACACTTAAAACCAGCCGGGAAAGCATTTAAAGGTTTATGTCCTTTTCATGGAGAGAAGACCCCTTCTTTTATGGTTAGTCCCGAAAAACAGTTATTTCATTGTTTTGGATGTGGAGAAGGGGGCAATATTTTCAATTTTCTTATGAAATTTGAGAAAATTAGTTTTTTTGAAGCAGTGGAGAAGTTAGCTAAAAGATCAGGTGTATCTCTCCCCGAAGATGAAGAAAAAGAAAATCTACTTTACCGGAAAAAAGAAAGGCTATACAAACTAAATTCTCTAGTTACAAATTACTACCGGGAATGTCTACTTAGAACTGATCAAGGGAAAAAAATAATAAATTACTTAAAAAAAAGAGGAATTAACGATATCAGCGTCGAAAAGTATAAATTAGGTTATGCTCCTTTCAGCTGGGATGCCTTAACTAACTTTTTAAGGAAAAAAGGATATACCTATGAAGAACTTATCAAGGCCGGGCTAATAAAAAAAAGTAAAATAGAAGGAAAATATATCGATTATTTCAGAAATAGGATAATTTTTCCTATTTTTCATTTATCAGGAAAGGTAATAGGTTTTGGAGGCAGGGTTTTAGACGATTCTTTGCCCAAGTATATTAATTCTCCGGAAACGCCGGTCTATAACAAGGGGAGTCATTTATACAATTTACACTATGCCAAGGAAGAGGTTCGGAGAAAAAATTACATAATTATAGTAGAAGGTTATACCGATGTTTTAATAACGCAGCAATACAAATTTAATAATGTGGTAGCATCTCTGGGAACAGCTTTAACCACCAAGCAGATTGATTTAATAAAACGGTTTACTGACAAGGTGTTGATTGCTTATGATGCTGATTCTGCCGGAAATATGGCAACTTTAAGAAGTTTGGATTTGTTGATACAGGCTGGCCTTGAAATTAAAGTATTAGCTTTGCCTCAAAGTTATGACCCGGCTGATTTTTTGATTAAAAAAGGAACA
This sequence is a window from Candidatus Atribacteria bacterium. Protein-coding genes within it:
- a CDS encoding DNA primase encodes the protein MRFSPDLLEEIRNRCDIVDVISGYVHLKPAGKAFKGLCPFHGEKTPSFMVSPEKQLFHCFGCGEGGNIFNFLMKFEKISFFEAVEKLAKRSGVSLPEDEEKENLLYRKKERLYKLNSLVTNYYRECLLRTDQGKKIINYLKKRGINDISVEKYKLGYAPFSWDALTNFLRKKGYTYEELIKAGLIKKSKIEGKYIDYFRNRIIFPIFHLSGKVIGFGGRVLDDSLPKYINSPETPVYNKGSHLYNLHYAKEEVRRKNYIIIVEGYTDVLITQQYKFNNVVASLGTALTTKQIDLIKRFTDKVLIAYDADSAGNMATLRSLDLLIQAGLEIKVLALPQSYDPADFLIKKGTKPFQNLIDRSLSLINYKLKLLYTDYNIKTIEGKVKIIKGILPTLSVIGNEVELREQVKKISEELKLSEEAILIELKKYKKGSKDSSNNFIKLNSEAGHIKAEKILIGCMLENTQIAQDILKKLTPKDFSILLHRKIVTAIEKKLKEDNMVNSQKVIDFLSDNEAAKLISRILMEETITFNDKIISGYINTINSFKLIKERENLEKRAKILDEKIKKSETIEEDDLKELQEIVRQLKIQNIK